One uncultured Caproiciproducens sp. DNA segment encodes these proteins:
- the cobJ gene encoding precorrin-3B C(17)-methyltransferase — MKIYVVGLGPGGFDQMTGRALDAMQSSDVIAGYDGYIDLIKDRYSDKKLLSTPMKQEADRCRLTVEEALKGQTVSIVCSGDAGVYGMAGLLYEVAQQYPPVEIEIVAGVTAACSGAAVLGAPLIHDFAVISLSDLLTPWELIEKRLDCAAQADFVICLYNPSSKKRADYLHKACDIVLKYRSKSTVCGTVKNVGRVCEEGHVMFLSQLCDVSADMFTTVFIGNSQTREIGGKMVTPRGYRDEKG; from the coding sequence ATGAAAATTTACGTAGTAGGTCTCGGCCCCGGCGGATTTGACCAGATGACAGGCCGGGCACTCGACGCAATGCAAAGCAGCGATGTGATTGCAGGCTATGATGGTTATATTGATTTAATTAAAGACCGTTATTCCGATAAAAAACTGCTTTCCACTCCAATGAAGCAGGAAGCCGACCGCTGCCGCCTTACGGTAGAAGAAGCATTAAAAGGGCAGACGGTTTCGATTGTGTGCAGCGGGGATGCCGGTGTTTACGGTATGGCAGGATTACTTTATGAGGTTGCACAGCAGTATCCGCCCGTTGAAATTGAAATTGTTGCGGGGGTCACGGCGGCATGCAGTGGGGCGGCTGTGTTGGGCGCTCCGCTGATTCATGACTTTGCCGTTATCAGTTTAAGTGATTTACTCACCCCGTGGGAGTTGATTGAAAAACGGTTGGACTGCGCCGCTCAGGCGGATTTTGTGATTTGCCTTTATAATCCATCCAGTAAGAAGCGCGCGGATTATTTACATAAAGCATGTGATATTGTGCTCAAATACCGCAGCAAAAGTACGGTTTGCGGTACCGTAAAAAATGTTGGCAGAGTGTGTGAAGAAGGGCATGTCATGTTTCTTTCGCAATTGTGTGACGTGTCGGCCGATATGTTTACAACGGTATTTATCGGCAATTCACAGACACGGGAAATCGGCGGTAAAATGGTAACACCGCGGGGTTATCGTGACGAAAAAGGCTGA
- the cbiD gene encoding cobalt-precorrin-5B (C(1))-methyltransferase CbiD, giving the protein MGQLECFVYKNQKKMRCGYTTGSCAAAAAKAAVQMLLCGQRIETVTISTPKGINLELDIINIAFEQGWVSCAVQKDSGDDPDVTNGIFVYAKVQKTVGEQIKVEGGTGVGRVTRAGLACAIGEAAINPVPRRMIEAEVHAICEVCGYHGGISVEIFIPEGEKIAQKTFNPRLGIIGGISVLGTSGIVEPMSEQALIDSIKVEMKMRAAAGVHYLIVTPGNYGETFTQEHLKIGLKNELKCSNFVGETLDSAVELHFSGVLLIGHIGKFVKLAGGIMNTHSHVADARMEILSAHAALNGANKQTVAEIMNCITTDEAISILDREQIREKTMQTIMGKIDFYLKTRVHDSMEIGAIMFSNQYGALGQTKDVDLLLAQCKKEI; this is encoded by the coding sequence GTGGGACAACTAGAATGCTTTGTTTATAAGAATCAAAAAAAGATGCGCTGCGGCTACACCACAGGGTCGTGTGCGGCCGCAGCTGCAAAAGCTGCCGTGCAGATGCTGCTGTGCGGTCAGCGAATAGAAACTGTTACCATCTCGACGCCGAAGGGTATCAATTTAGAACTGGATATTATTAATATTGCGTTTGAGCAAGGGTGGGTGTCCTGCGCCGTCCAAAAGGACAGCGGTGACGATCCTGATGTGACAAATGGCATTTTTGTTTATGCCAAGGTGCAAAAAACAGTGGGAGAACAGATTAAGGTAGAGGGAGGAACCGGTGTGGGCAGGGTAACCCGAGCCGGTTTGGCCTGTGCTATCGGAGAAGCAGCCATCAATCCTGTACCGCGCCGGATGATTGAAGCCGAAGTGCACGCGATATGTGAAGTGTGTGGCTATCACGGCGGAATTTCGGTTGAAATATTCATTCCCGAAGGCGAAAAAATTGCCCAAAAGACTTTTAATCCGCGTTTGGGTATTATAGGAGGAATATCAGTGCTGGGGACAAGCGGTATTGTTGAACCGATGAGCGAACAGGCGCTGATTGATTCCATTAAGGTCGAAATGAAAATGCGTGCCGCTGCAGGCGTTCATTACCTGATTGTGACACCCGGAAATTACGGTGAGACATTTACGCAGGAACATTTAAAAATCGGACTGAAAAATGAGTTGAAATGCAGTAATTTTGTTGGAGAAACATTGGATTCTGCCGTGGAACTGCACTTTTCGGGAGTGCTTCTCATTGGGCATATCGGAAAATTCGTTAAGCTGGCGGGCGGTATCATGAATACCCATTCTCATGTTGCGGACGCGCGCATGGAAATACTCTCCGCACATGCCGCGCTGAACGGAGCAAATAAGCAAACAGTGGCGGAGATCATGAACTGTATTACCACCGATGAAGCAATCTCGATTTTAGACAGGGAGCAAATCCGTGAAAAAACCATGCAGACTATCATGGGTAAAATAGATTTTTATCTTAAAACTCGCGTTCACGATAGCATGGAAATTGGGGCAATCATGTTTTCTAATCAATATGGTGCCTTGGGGCAGACAAAAGATGTCGATCTTTTGCTGGCACAGTGCAAAAAGGAGATATAA
- the cobK gene encoding precorrin-6A reductase — protein sequence MHSILLFAGTTEGRLLAEEMDGLNVKVFVCVATEYGRELLPQTDHITVLTGRLDEPQMCNFMNEHRFDCVVDATHPYAVEVTENIMRACHETHTTYFRLMRESSESEACISVSDTHAAADFLSQTEGTVLLTTGSKELGIFTKVENYRERLYARVLPIPQVLQKCFDLGFEGSHLIAMQGPFSRQMNLALMKQWNIKIMVTKDSGRAGGFSEKLRAAKLARVQTLVIGRPQEQVGYRYKELLKLLTNQYHMEKTSREVCRIENEGVSDRNRHG from the coding sequence ATGCATAGTATATTACTATTTGCGGGAACAACGGAGGGACGGCTTTTGGCGGAAGAAATGGATGGCCTGAACGTCAAGGTATTTGTTTGTGTCGCAACCGAATACGGAAGGGAACTTCTCCCACAAACGGATCACATTACCGTACTGACCGGAAGGCTTGACGAGCCGCAGATGTGTAATTTTATGAATGAACACCGGTTTGACTGTGTGGTTGACGCGACACACCCCTATGCGGTTGAAGTGACTGAAAATATTATGCGTGCGTGCCACGAAACGCATACCACATATTTTCGTCTGATGCGCGAAAGCTCGGAAAGTGAGGCTTGCATTTCGGTTTCCGATACACACGCGGCGGCGGACTTTCTCAGCCAAACAGAGGGTACTGTTCTGCTTACAACGGGCAGTAAAGAACTGGGAATTTTTACAAAGGTAGAAAATTACAGGGAACGGCTGTACGCAAGGGTGTTGCCTATTCCACAGGTCCTGCAAAAATGCTTTGATTTGGGTTTTGAGGGCAGTCACTTAATAGCGATGCAGGGGCCATTTTCACGGCAGATGAATTTGGCTCTGATGAAACAGTGGAATATCAAAATAATGGTCACCAAAGATTCCGGCAGAGCGGGCGGATTTTCAGAAAAGCTGCGGGCGGCAAAGTTGGCAAGAGTACAAACGTTGGTTATCGGCAGACCGCAGGAACAAGTCGGATACCGTTACAAGGAACTACTAAAACTTCTCACCAATCAATATCATATGGAAAAAACCAGCAGGGAGGTGTGTCGGATTGAAAACGAAGGTGTTTCTGATAGGAATCGGCATGGGTAA
- the cobI gene encoding precorrin-2 C(20)-methyltransferase — MAGILYGIGVGPGDPDLITIKAIKTIRDCDVIAAPDTGKSRSVAFEIAKQAVPEIAQKEFAELAMPMTRDRKRLEKSHQQAADQVIVYLNQGKNVAFLTLGDPSVYSTYMYIHDLVCTAGYQAQMIAGVPSFCAVAAKLGISLTKADQPFYVIPASYRCLDEELDRKATKVLMKSGKAIEQVKNLLLEKKLLPNAKMVQKCGMKGERVFASLEEADNDAGYFSIIVVKGEAE, encoded by the coding sequence ATGGCAGGAATCTTATACGGTATCGGTGTTGGGCCGGGTGACCCGGATTTAATCACAATTAAAGCAATCAAAACAATTCGGGATTGTGACGTAATTGCAGCGCCGGACACTGGGAAATCGAGAAGTGTTGCGTTTGAAATTGCAAAACAGGCGGTTCCGGAAATTGCACAGAAAGAATTTGCCGAACTTGCCATGCCCATGACGAGGGACAGGAAGCGATTGGAAAAAAGCCATCAGCAGGCGGCGGATCAAGTCATTGTGTATTTAAATCAGGGGAAAAATGTCGCGTTTCTTACCCTCGGCGACCCCTCTGTTTATTCTACTTATATGTATATTCATGATCTGGTGTGCACCGCGGGCTATCAGGCACAGATGATCGCCGGCGTACCCTCCTTTTGCGCAGTGGCGGCAAAACTGGGCATCAGCTTAACGAAGGCCGATCAGCCGTTTTATGTGATTCCTGCGTCCTATAGGTGTCTGGATGAAGAACTGGACAGAAAAGCAACCAAAGTGCTGATGAAGAGCGGCAAAGCGATCGAACAGGTAAAAAATCTTTTACTGGAAAAGAAGCTGCTCCCAAATGCCAAAATGGTTCAAAAATGCGGCATGAAGGGAGAACGGGTGTTTGCTTCGCTGGAGGAAGCGGACAACGACGCAGGGTACTTTTCCATTATCGTGGTAAAGGGGGAAGCAGAGTGA
- a CDS encoding DUF3006 domain-containing protein, producing MKMLIIDRFEGTYAICEDKEQKFYAIETSELPQGAREGDVLDVDDAEGTLSINAEETAQKRFKVKKLQDKLFHS from the coding sequence ATGAAAATGCTTATCATTGACCGTTTCGAAGGAACCTACGCAATCTGTGAGGACAAAGAACAGAAATTTTACGCAATCGAAACCTCTGAACTTCCGCAGGGCGCACGTGAAGGCGATGTGCTGGACGTGGACGATGCCGAGGGAACGTTAAGCATTAATGCCGAGGAGACGGCGCAAAAGCGTTTTAAAGTAAAAAAACTACAGGATAAACTTTTTCATTCGTGA
- a CDS encoding cobalamin biosynthesis protein: MKLWVVAFTRRGARLCSKIVDSMTELEHECTGFASAAYAGEKLQTIGTSFSEWTNQAFLNVQGIIFVGACGIAVRAIAPYIISKTKDPAVVAVDEHANFAVSLLSGHIGGANALTIELAKRIGATPVVSTATDLNHRFAVDCFAEENNLYLCDMQAAKAVSAALLDDKTVFLQDDFGEFFPQETPLPQGIQFGASGELGICISLDDTQKPFSVTLNLVPKVLTIGIGCRKNTAAEFVEQAVMQILDQNQFSVHAIKKLCSIDLKAQENGILEFCRHHQLQFSTYSAQELEQIQGDFASSDFVKDITGVDNVCERAAVLGSTSGKLIVKKQVFPSVTVAVAIQIGGNKKT, encoded by the coding sequence ATGAAACTCTGGGTGGTTGCCTTTACCCGCCGCGGCGCGCGGCTCTGCTCCAAAATTGTGGATTCCATGACTGAGCTTGAGCATGAGTGCACGGGGTTTGCCTCGGCTGCTTATGCAGGGGAGAAATTACAGACGATTGGCACCAGCTTTTCGGAGTGGACAAATCAGGCCTTTTTGAACGTGCAGGGCATCATCTTTGTGGGTGCGTGTGGAATAGCGGTGCGCGCGATCGCCCCTTACATAATAAGTAAAACAAAAGATCCGGCGGTGGTTGCGGTGGATGAACATGCAAACTTTGCGGTGTCACTGCTCTCAGGCCACATCGGCGGCGCAAATGCTTTGACGATTGAGTTAGCAAAAAGAATCGGAGCAACTCCTGTCGTTTCCACGGCCACAGACTTGAACCACCGTTTTGCGGTGGACTGCTTTGCAGAAGAAAACAATTTATATCTGTGTGACATGCAGGCTGCCAAGGCGGTGTCAGCCGCTCTTCTAGATGATAAAACGGTTTTTCTTCAAGATGATTTTGGCGAATTCTTTCCGCAGGAAACACCGCTCCCGCAGGGCATTCAATTTGGTGCAAGCGGAGAACTCGGTATCTGTATTTCATTGGATGACACACAAAAACCATTTTCCGTTACACTCAACCTTGTTCCAAAGGTTTTGACCATAGGCATTGGATGCAGAAAAAATACGGCGGCGGAATTCGTCGAGCAAGCAGTTATGCAAATCCTAGACCAAAATCAATTTTCGGTTCATGCAATAAAGAAGCTGTGTTCTATTGACCTTAAAGCGCAGGAAAATGGAATTTTAGAATTCTGCCGTCATCATCAATTACAATTCAGTACCTATTCCGCGCAGGAGCTGGAGCAGATACAGGGAGATTTTGCATCTTCCGATTTTGTAAAGGATATTACCGGAGTGGATAACGTGTGTGAACGTGCCGCCGTGCTCGGCAGTACAAGCGGAAAATTGATTGTAAAAAAGCAGGTCTTTCCGTCGGTAACGGTTGCAGTTGCGATTCAGATCGGAGGAAATAAGAAAACATGA
- the cobM gene encoding precorrin-4 C(11)-methyltransferase, whose product MIHFVGAGCGAVDLITVRGERLLEQADVIIYAGSLVNPQLLDYAKEDCAIYDSAGMTLEQVIRVMRTAEKEEKMTVRLHTGDPSIYGAIREQMDLLSQHAIDYDVTPGVSAFCGAAAALKAEYTLPQVSQTVIITRMEGRTPVPEKEELSLLASHGATMAIFLSTGLLDSLKKRLLSGGYAKDTPAAIVYKATWPDEKTFVGTVDTLPQLAKDNNITKTALILVGKFLANEYGRSKLYDPAFTHGFRGGTSE is encoded by the coding sequence GTGATTCATTTTGTTGGAGCGGGCTGCGGTGCGGTTGACTTAATCACAGTGCGGGGCGAACGGCTGCTGGAACAGGCGGATGTTATTATTTACGCAGGTTCATTGGTAAATCCGCAATTGCTGGATTACGCAAAAGAAGATTGTGCGATTTATGACAGCGCCGGTATGACCTTGGAACAGGTGATTCGGGTGATGCGCACGGCGGAGAAAGAAGAAAAAATGACGGTGCGCCTGCATACGGGTGACCCGAGCATCTACGGCGCCATCCGAGAGCAGATGGATTTGCTTTCGCAGCATGCCATTGACTATGATGTAACGCCGGGTGTTAGTGCGTTTTGCGGAGCGGCAGCGGCGCTGAAAGCGGAGTATACTTTACCGCAGGTGTCTCAAACCGTTATCATTACACGCATGGAGGGAAGAACGCCGGTTCCCGAAAAGGAAGAACTTTCCCTGCTTGCTTCCCACGGGGCAACCATGGCGATATTTTTAAGCACAGGGCTGCTCGATTCCCTCAAGAAAAGGCTGCTTTCGGGCGGCTATGCTAAAGATACCCCTGCGGCAATCGTTTACAAAGCAACATGGCCGGATGAAAAAACCTTTGTGGGCACGGTTGACACCCTGCCGCAGCTTGCAAAGGATAACAATATTACAAAAACCGCACTGATTTTAGTCGGAAAATTTTTAGCGAATGAGTACGGGCGTTCCAAACTGTATGACCCTGCATTTACGCATGGCTTTCGGGGGGGAACTTCAGAATGA